Proteins from a genomic interval of Pseudoruegeria sp. SHC-113:
- the mdh gene encoding malate dehydrogenase: MARPKIALIGAGQIGGTLAHLAALKELGDVVLFDIADGVPQGKALDIAESGPVDRFDAALSGTTDYADIAGADVVIVTAGVPRKPGMSRDDLLGINLKVMKSVGEGIRDNAPNAFVICITNPLDAMVWALREFSGLPHNKVCGMAGVLDSARFRHFLSVEFDVSMKDVTAFVLGGHGDTMVPLTRYSTVAGVPLPDLVKMGWTTQEKLDAIVQRTRDGGAEIVGLLKTGSAYYAPAASAIEMAEAYLKDQKRVLPCAAYVDGAFGLEGMYVGVPTVIGADGIEKILNIELSKDEQAMFDNSVNAVKGLVDACKGIDPTLA, translated from the coding sequence ATGGCCAGACCCAAGATCGCCCTCATCGGCGCCGGTCAGATCGGTGGCACGCTCGCCCACCTCGCCGCCCTCAAAGAACTGGGCGACGTCGTCCTCTTCGACATCGCCGACGGCGTTCCGCAGGGCAAGGCCCTCGACATCGCCGAATCCGGCCCCGTTGACCGCTTCGACGCCGCCCTCTCCGGCACCACCGATTACGCCGACATCGCCGGCGCCGACGTGGTGATCGTGACCGCAGGCGTGCCGCGCAAGCCGGGCATGAGCCGCGACGATCTTTTGGGCATCAACCTGAAAGTGATGAAATCCGTCGGCGAAGGCATCCGCGACAACGCGCCGAACGCCTTCGTGATCTGCATCACCAACCCGCTGGACGCCATGGTCTGGGCGCTGCGCGAGTTCTCCGGCCTGCCCCACAACAAGGTCTGCGGCATGGCCGGCGTGCTGGACTCGGCCCGCTTCCGCCACTTCCTGTCGGTGGAATTCGACGTGTCGATGAAAGACGTCACCGCCTTCGTGCTGGGCGGCCACGGCGACACGATGGTGCCGCTGACCCGCTACTCCACCGTGGCCGGCGTGCCGCTGCCCGACCTCGTGAAGATGGGCTGGACAACGCAGGAAAAACTGGACGCCATCGTGCAGCGCACCCGTGACGGCGGCGCCGAGATCGTTGGCCTGCTGAAAACCGGCTCCGCCTATTACGCGCCCGCCGCTTCCGCGATCGAGATGGCCGAAGCCTACCTCAAGGATCAGAAGCGCGTTCTGCCCTGTGCCGCCTATGTGGACGGCGCGTTCGGCCTCGAAGGCATGTATGTGGGCGTGCCCACCGTGATCGGCGCGGACGGCATCGAGAAGATCCTCAACATCGAACTGTCCAAAGACGAGCAGGCGATGTTCGACAACTCCGTTAACGCCGTGAAAGGCCTCGTGGACGCTTGCAAAGGCATCGACCCGACGCTGGCCTAA
- a CDS encoding sulfite exporter TauE/SafE family protein: MELNLTFFLFAVPAVLYAGISKGGFGSGAAFAAAPLLALVLEPELAVGLMLPLLMLMDVTALKPYWRKWDGPSSKRLILGSLPGIALGALLFGLADADLLRLMLGLVALAFVAFQFGRHVNWIRISEKPLAGWIGYVTGAVAGFTSYISHAGGPPVAIYMLSQNVGKTTYQATSVIVFWAINLFKALPYAVLGMFTAQTLLANVLLAPVAVLGVWIGVRAHNWMPERPFFILSYALLLITGVKLVHDGLF, encoded by the coding sequence GTGGAGCTGAACCTGACATTCTTTTTGTTCGCTGTTCCGGCGGTGCTTTACGCGGGAATCTCCAAAGGGGGATTCGGCTCTGGTGCGGCTTTTGCCGCTGCGCCGTTGCTGGCGCTGGTGTTGGAGCCTGAGCTGGCCGTTGGGCTGATGTTGCCGCTTCTGATGCTGATGGATGTCACCGCGCTAAAGCCCTATTGGCGCAAGTGGGATGGCCCCAGCTCAAAGCGCCTGATCCTTGGCAGCCTGCCCGGCATCGCCCTTGGCGCACTGCTGTTCGGGCTGGCGGATGCGGATCTGCTGCGGCTGATGCTCGGCCTCGTGGCGCTGGCCTTTGTCGCCTTCCAGTTCGGCCGCCATGTGAACTGGATCCGCATCTCCGAGAAACCGCTGGCGGGCTGGATCGGCTATGTGACGGGGGCCGTGGCAGGCTTCACCAGCTATATCAGCCATGCGGGTGGGCCGCCGGTGGCGATCTACATGCTGTCGCAAAACGTGGGGAAAACCACCTATCAGGCGACGTCGGTCATCGTGTTCTGGGCGATCAACCTGTTCAAGGCGCTGCCCTATGCCGTGCTGGGGATGTTCACCGCGCAGACGCTGCTGGCCAATGTGCTTCTGGCCCCGGTGGCGGTGCTTGGGGTCTGGATCGGGGTGCGCGCGCACAATTGGATGCCGGAGCGGCCGTTCTTCATCCTCAGCTATGCGCTGCTTCTGATCACCGGCGTGAAACTCGTCCACGACGGGCTGTTCTAA